A genomic region of Procambarus clarkii isolate CNS0578487 chromosome 30, FALCON_Pclarkii_2.0, whole genome shotgun sequence contains the following coding sequences:
- the LOC138369892 gene encoding platelet glycoprotein Ib alpha chain-like — protein sequence MPAHDVSTTTPAHDVSTTMPAHDVSTTTPAHDASPRRQPTTLAPRRQPTTLAPRCQPTTLAPRRQPTTLAPRCQPTTLAPRCQPTTLAPRRQPTTLAPRCQPTTPAHDVSTTMPAHDAPFRC from the coding sequence ATGCCAGCCCACGACGTTAGCACCACGACGCCAGCCCACGACGTTAGCACCACGATGCCAGCCCACGACGTTAGCACCACGACGCCAGCCCACGACGCCAGCCCACGACGCCAGCCCACGACGTTAGCACCACGACGCCAGCCCACGACGTTAGCACCACGATGCCAGCCCACGACGTTAGCACCACGACGCCAGCCCACGACGTTAGCACCACGATGCCAGCCCACGACGTTAGCACCACGATGCCAGCCCACGACGTTAGCACCACGACGCCAGCCCACGACGTTAGCACCACGATGCCAGCCCACGACGCCAGCCCACGACGTTAGCACCACGATGCCAGCCCACGACGCACCCTTCAGATGCTAG
- the LOC123765527 gene encoding uncharacterized protein has translation MELKLPLHCPTQSETHTHPASSFAFCLPTFVFLIDLRMWEGTGFSSSKAKMGSLVIASVLLVFGVWLMRRNDLMTIERSIQKDVMEKCVHRQYFRQCRELITIFVAVPMAVGYVTGVFEAIVGGLLIYGILKQKKRLIQALLIMLVIQLIVHILCCMGILYMATSYNDLAQVFSAMTAFCLYLLVEACLLLVIRAHYLQIKLSKLE, from the exons ATGGAGCTTAAACTTCCACTTCACTGCCCAACGCAGAGCGAGACGCACACTCATCCGGCCAGCAGTTTTGCATTTTGTCTTCCAACGTTCGTGTTTCTCATTG ACTTGAGGATGTGGGAAGGAACCGGATTCTCCTCTTCGAAAGCTAAGATGGGGAGTCTCGTCATTGCAAGCGTTCTATTG GTGTTCGGGGTCTGGCTAATGAGACGCAATGATCTAATGACTATCGAGAGAAGCATACAAAAAGATGTGATGGAGAAATGTGTTCATAGACAGTACTTCAGGCAGTGTAGAGAATTAATTACAATATTTG TGGCGGTACCCATGGCGGTTGGTTATGTGACGGGCGTCTTCGAGGCCATAGTCGGAGGTCTTCTCATCTACGGCATCCTAAAG CAAAAGAAGCGTCTCATTCAAGCATTATTGATAATGTTAGTGATTCAGCTCATTGTCCATATACTGTGCTGCATGGGCATACTGTACATGGCCACTAGTTACAACGACTTGGCACAAGTGTTTTCCGCGATGACTGCTTTCTGTTTGTACCTGCTTGTCGAGGCTTGTCTTCTCCTGGTAATCCGTGCACACTACTTGCAA ATAAAACTGTCAAAATTAGAATGA